From one Malus sylvestris chromosome 1, drMalSylv7.2, whole genome shotgun sequence genomic stretch:
- the LOC126625450 gene encoding uncharacterized protein LOC126625450 — MECPNCREIENGKWRYYVSCSPDHELDLSEDEMDYEDSPIEFLDMVKVQSLSRMIIMDENGKQARVRETGASSSRSTTGEVNALKEEVTTLKAQLAAQGEQMSIIVRALQMSGLNLHLILLHLRPPSHFAQPILSSLIYQTYKTTCYNFFFFVPSFIFFVRTSCMYIFIYFIIK; from the exons ATGGAATGCCCTAATTGTCGCGAAATTGAGAATGGCAAATGGAGGTACTATGTATCTTGTAGCCCTGACCATGAGCTCGACCTATCCGAGGACGAGATGGATTATGAGGACAGTCCTATAGAGTTCCTTGACATGGTAAAA GTTCAATCGTTGTCGAGGATGATTATCATGGATGAGAATGGGAAGCAG GCACGGGTTCGTGAGACGGGTGCCTCCTCTTCCAGATCGACCACAGGAGAGGTCAATGCCTTGAAGGAGGAAGTGACAACCCTAAAAGCTCAACTTGCAGCCCAGGGCGAGCAGATGAGTATTATTGTACGGGCCTTACAGATGTCCGGCCTCAACTTGCACCTAATCTTGCTCCACCTTCGACCTCCTAGCCACTTCGCCCAGCCGATACTCAGTAGTCTGATATATCAAACATATAAGACTACTTgttacaattttttcttttttgttccgagttttatcttttttgttcggacatcttgtatgtacattttcatatattttataattaaataa
- the LOC126625443 gene encoding putative U-box domain-containing protein 50, producing the protein MEARREKVYVALGNELQDGFKTLEWTLRRWKSQSISIVILHVTYSISGKDYVYNPFGKLPAASVSDEKLKILRRYEQEKIDKILSKYIAFCGNVKTEILKVEKYDESSHKLILDLISGLHITKLVVGFSFIKSSSWRPKIAISVAFYIHEHKAESCELFIICGGKEVFLRGENDQIIMEDGKGVMVAKMKDEVSIKFLIEKMFLENRHSSLASPTKKDSINLQNLWENFAQEIEVYYQQLCSNLDAEDYELGNGTGTSQLPSPTEAIMMQMNGNPNMSLPEKYESLRTKISETQARMRLKKKEAKENANRHAKAERAICLCERRAQELDVHVKEEGDNRRELKKELDTQKEQLHAEVKDIQESRNKIRSLIELQSELSHKLHISKMAKSQAKVQLENEVMKRVDMVRDIEVLRRERDVFRRRIEFCRQKDATETTEGLSELSCCLREYTDEEIKLATDKFSERFRLKSGIDLTSVYKGRINHVTVAIKVLNSYYGLSQEDFQAKVKLISDIRHPHLLAMMGYCSQPNSTVFEYMHNGSLRDILVSSHEIKNLARDLWWHDHIRIAAEICSAVCYLHMARPKPIVHGHLSPSNILLDCNLVVKVSGLGLNQSLNDEGHIVWDIRAFGILTLNLLTGRNWVDEDMLMDKEGLVRVLDKKAGQWPLDLAEELVSLVLRCLTITNGPNRDLRRIMEELGEIRKRADVLVARGGSGLNIKGIVHGEVTNDVPSVFICPIFQEVMKDPHIAANGFSYEQEAIGKWLRLGHDTSPMTNLKFENKILIPNHTLRSLAQDWHYKRSIPYP; encoded by the exons ATGGAAGCTAGACGAGAAAAGGTGTATGTTGCACTTGGGAATGAGTTACAAGATGGATTTAAGACCTTGGAGTGGACATTGAGGAGGTGGAAATCTCAGTCTATTTCCATAGTCATTCTCCATGTAACCTACAGCATTTCAGGGAAGGATTATGTTTACAACCCAT TTGGGAAGCTTCCTGCAGCTTCTGTAAGTGATGAGAAATTGAAAATTCTCAGGAGGTATGAACAAGAAAAGATTGACAAAATTCTTTCCAAGTATATAGCGTTCTGTGGCAAT GTTAAAACTGAAATACTTAAAGTGGAGAAATATGATGAATCCAGTCATAAACTCATCCTAGACTTGATTTCGGGACTTCACATAACGAAATTGGTTGTCGGATTTTCATTCATCAAATCATCATCTTG GAGACCGAAGATTGCAATCAGCGTGGCATTTTACATCCACGAGCACAAGGCCGAGTCCTGTGAGCTATTCATAATTTGCGGGGGAAAAGAGGTCTTTCTAAGAGGAGAAAATGATCAAATAATTATGGAGGACGGTAAAGGAGTAATGGTTGCAAAAATGAAAGACGAGGTCAGCATCAAATTTTTGATCGAAAAGATGTTCCTTGAAAATCGTCACAGCTCATtggcttcaccaacaaaaaaggATTCAATCAATTTGCAAAATTTGTGGGAAAATTTTGCTCAAGAAATTGAAGTCTACTACCAGCAGTTGTGTTCAAATTTGGATGCAGAAGATTATGAGCTGGGAAATGGTACAGGTACTTCTCAGCTGCCCAGTCCAACAGAGGCCATAATGATGCAAATGAATGGGAACCCTAATATG AGCCTTCCAGAAAAATACGAGTCTCTTCGAACAAAAATAAGCGAAACTCAGGCGAGGATGCGactgaagaagaaagaagcCAAGGAAAATGCTAATAGGCATGCAAAAGCGGAACGGGCCATTTGTTTATGCGAGCGCCGG GCTCAAGAGTTAGACGTTCATGTTAAAGAAGAGGGTGACAACAGAAGAGAGTTGAAAAAAGAATTAGACACACAAAAAGAACAACTCCATGCAGAAGTTAAGGACATCCAAGAAAGCAGGAACAAGATAAGGTCACTCATAGAGCTTCAATCTGAGCTTTCACACAAGCTCCACATTTCCAAAATGGCGAAGTCACAAGCGAAGGTCCAGCTGGAGAATGAAGTGATGAAACGTGTAGACATGGTCAGAGACATTGAAGTACTACGACGAGAAAGAGATGTTTTTCGAAGAAGGATTGAATTTTGTAGACAAAAGGATGCCACAGAAACGACAGAAGGGTTGAGTGAATTGAGCTGCTGTCTCAGAGAGTACACAGATGAGGAGATCAAACTGGCCACCGACAAATTTTCAGAGCGTTTTAGATTGAAATCAGGAATTGATTTGACCAGTGTTTATAAAGGGCGTATCAATCATGTCACAGTAGCTATCAAAGTTCTTAACTCA tATTATGGACTGTCCCAAGAAGATTTTCAGGCTAAG GTGAAGCTCATCAGCGACATTAGACATCCTcatctgcttgctatgatgggCTACTGCTCCCAGCCAAACTCTACTGTCTTCGAATACATGCACAATGGTAGCTTACGGGACATCTTAGTTTCCTCCCATGAAATAAAGAACCTCGCCCGGGACCTTTGGTGGCACGACCACATCCGCATTGCAGCGGAGATTTGCTCCGCAGTATGCTACCTCCACATGGCTCGGCCGAAACCCATTGTTCATGGTCACCTCAGCCCATCCAACATTCTCCTCGACTGCAATCTCGTGGTCAAGGTCAGTGGTTTAGGGCTCAACCAATCCTTGAACGACGAAGGCCACATTGTATGGGACATAAGGGCTTTTGGGATTTTGACTCTCAATCTTCTAACTGGAAGGAACTGGGTTGATGAGGATATGCTAATGGACAAGGAAGGATTAGTTCGAGTTTTAGATAAGAAGGCTGGGCAGTGGCCATTGGATTTGGCAGAGGAACTTGTGAGCTTGGTGTTAAGGTGTTTAACCATTACCAATGGTCCCAATAGGGATTTAAGGAGAATAATGGAGGAGCTTGGTGAAATCAGAAAAAGGGCTGATGTTTTAGTAGCAAGAGGAGGATCTGGCTTGAATATTAAGGGAATTGTGCATGGAGAGGTCACCAATGATGTCCCAAGTGTTTTCATATGCCCCATATTTCAG GAAGTAATGAAGGATCCACATATAGCGGCTAATGGATTTTCGTACGAGCAAGAAGCCATAGGAAAATGGTTGCGACTGGGGCATGATACATCGCCGATGACAAATTTGAAGTTTgagaataagattttaatcccTAATCATACCCTACGCTCTCTCGCTCAAGATTGGCATTACAAAAGATCAATTCCATATCCAtga